In Deinococcus irradiatisoli, the genomic stretch TAGGCCGATAGTGAAGCGCAAGCGCAGCTCACCCCAAGAACTAGAAACCCTTCAGAACACCCTCTACCTGTACGCCCGGCAAAACTACCCCGTGACCGTGAGGCAGCTTTACTACGCCATGAGCGTTCAAGGCATCGTGCTCAAAGACGAAGCGGGCTATGACCTGGTGTGCCGCGAACTGGTCAAAATGCGCGAGGCGGGCACGCTGCCCTTCCACTGGATCGCCGATAACACCCGCTGGCAGAGCCGCCCGGTGACCTACGGGGGTTTGGAAGAAATGCTAGCGGTTACAGCACAGACTTACAGGCGCTCTTTGTGGCTGGATTCGCCGGTCCATGTCGAGGTGTGGCTGGAAAAGGATGCGCTCTCAGGGGTACTGCACCGAGAGACCGAACGTTACGACGTGCCACTGATGGTTACGCGAGGTTATACGAGCCTGACCTTTCTCAACGGCTCAGCGCTGGCCCTCGCTGCTCAAGAGAAGCCATCTTATATCTACTACTTTGGCGATCACGATCCCAGCGGCCTGGATATTCCTGTGAAGGTCGAAGCTGGGCTGAGGCGTTACGCCCCCAAAGCCGAGATTCACTTTGAGCGCGTAGCCGTGAACCCGGAACAGATTGCTGCTTGGAATCTGCCCAGCCGCCCGACAAAAAAGAGCGACAGCCGATCCAAGAACTTTGAAGGGGAATCGGTGGAAGTGGACGCTATACCGCCTCTGCAGCTCCGCAGCATCACGCGGGCCTGTATCGAAAGGCACTTGGATCAGCGGCGCTTGAGTGAGTTGGAGCGTCAAGAGGCCCAAGAGCGTGAGCAGTTGCTGGAAATTGCCCAGATGATGCGTGGAGGTACGCGGTGAAGCTCGCCGAACTTCTCGACGTGGTGAACCTGCCCGATCTGATTGCCCAGGAGTGGGGGCCGGACGCGGCGCGCGGGCTGACCCGTGAGCGCGGCGGCGTCATCTGTGACCGGCGGCCGGGACAGGAAGAAACGCATCCCAGCTTCAGCGTGTACAAGCCGCATATTTGGCGCTGGAAGCGGCATGGCGGCGACGGAGCCAGTGGTAACGCTTATGGCTTCCTGCTGGAATGCGGCTACACGCCTCAACAGGCCCGTGAAGAACTCGCCAGGCATGTGGGAGTAGCCCTCGATACTTGGCAGCCCAGCAGTTACAGGCCAGCACTGTCGGCGCCTGATCCAGTCAGAGAGGCGCTGGGGGTGCTAGAACGCTGCCAACCGTTCGACGCACGCGAATTGAGCAAAGCCCTGCGCTTGCTGGCGCCTGTAAGCATAGATGATGCCGCCGGACGTGATCTTCAGCGACGCGGCCTGTACGGTTGGCCTGGCCTTCAGGCGGCGCGCCTGCGCCGGGACTTCCTGAGCCGCGACGGACGAATAATCGCGCACGCGGGGGCGCTGGGAGTGCTTATTCACGGCCCAGATGAGCAGGTGTACGGCCTGAAGATCCGCAACCTTGGATCAGCCGATGAGCTGCAAAAAGCAGGCTTCGCTCGCTACATCTACAGAATCGGCCGGCATGGTGCACCCGCGTGGTGCTCGCCTTCCTACGGCCGGTCAGACGGTTTGTTGATCGTCGAAGGCGAGTTGAATGGAGCGGCAGCAGCGTTGGCTGCTGAAGTGGCGGGCCTGAGTTTGGACGTTCAAGGCCTAGCCGGGGCGGGCGGCACTCCGTTTCTAGAAGGAATGCAGGGCCGCCGAGTCCACCTCTATGCCGACCCCGACCCGGCTGGTATGGCGTGCTTGGAAAGGCTGAGCAAGCTAGCCCAAGCTACGGGTGCGCTCGAGGTGCGAGTGCTACCTGCGCTGCCCGATGGCGACTTCAGCGACCTCTGCGGGAAGTTAGGGCCCACTGACTTTGCCAACGTATTGCTCGACCTCTTCCAACGGGCGGATTGCTGGCAGACATGGATTAGTGGCAAGACAGCGTTGCCAGTAAACAATGCTGTCCCAGACGGGGAAAAGCGATTACTGGCAAACTGGCAACAGGGATCAGGCTGGGGTACCGCAGACGCTTCCGGCTGGGGATCAGATGACCGGGGCGGGTGGTAAGCATGAGTCTCAAGCAGATCGACTTATCAGCGACCCTGCGGAAGATCGACTTCTTGGTGCCGGACCTGATTCCGCTGGGCTACATCACGTTTCTCGGTGCACGGGAGGGCGTCGGGAAAACCACGATCAGCACCGCCCTGGCCTGGCAGATGACCCGGCCGGCCGGGCGCGGTACCTTCCTGGGCCGCTCAGTGCCCAGCGGACCGGTGATCTACCTCAACACAGATGCGGCGGACGGCGAGTCCAGGCCGGTACGCTACTGGCTCGAGCAGCACAAGAACATCTACCCAGACGGCGACATGAGCCGAGTGACGGTGCTGGAGAGTACCGGCGCGGGCCTGACACCGGAGGAGTTTGGGGAACTACTGAACATGGCGCGGGAAATGAACGCTCTTTGCGTGATCGTGGATAGCTTCATGGGTACCTTCCCTACCCTGGACGGCAACCGGCTAGATCAGGCCATGCGGCCCATGCTGGCCCTGCGCGACTTCGCTGCCCAGACCGGCGCGGCGGTGATCGTGACTGACCACCTCCCCAAGCGGGGAGCAAACGAGAAGGAAGGTGATCGGGGCATTATGGGCAGCACTGGGAAGAGCGCCCAGGCGCGCGCGGTGCACCTGTTGACTCGCGTTCCGCCCAAAGAAGTCGAAGGCCGAGACGTGCTGCGCTGGGAAGTCCGGAAGAACAGCTTTGCTCCTTCCTGTCACGTGCTGGGCATCGAGGTCGAGCGCCTAGAGGACGAAGAAGGCCGGGCGTCAGGCGTCTATCTGCACCCGTGCGAGTTGCCCGCCGAGGAAGAGGGTAGGGACACTCGCAGCGACCGCGCCAAGGCGGCCGTAATCGCCCTGCTGACCGAGCGCGCTGGGCAGACCGTGACGCATGCCGAACTTCTGGCGGCTGCCATCAACGGCGGCAACGTCAAGGAACGCACCGCACAACAGGCGGTGCGGGAGTCGCTGGGGGCACTCGGCAATCTGGTTGAAGAAGTCAGGGAAGCCAGGCGCGGCTCACCGCGTTCCTACTGCTACTCGGCTGTTCCTGCCTTCGAACGTGAAGAAGTATTGACCCCTTAGATATGTGTTGCCAGTTTGCCAGTAATCGTTTTTTGCTCTCCCAGAGG encodes the following:
- a CDS encoding AAA family ATPase, yielding MSLKQIDLSATLRKIDFLVPDLIPLGYITFLGAREGVGKTTISTALAWQMTRPAGRGTFLGRSVPSGPVIYLNTDAADGESRPVRYWLEQHKNIYPDGDMSRVTVLESTGAGLTPEEFGELLNMAREMNALCVIVDSFMGTFPTLDGNRLDQAMRPMLALRDFAAQTGAAVIVTDHLPKRGANEKEGDRGIMGSTGKSAQARAVHLLTRVPPKEVEGRDVLRWEVRKNSFAPSCHVLGIEVERLEDEEGRASGVYLHPCELPAEEEGRDTRSDRAKAAVIALLTERAGQTVTHAELLAAAINGGNVKERTAQQAVRESLGALGNLVEEVREARRGSPRSYCYSAVPAFEREEVLTP